From the genome of Glycine max cultivar Williams 82 chromosome 2, Glycine_max_v4.0, whole genome shotgun sequence, one region includes:
- the LOC106797188 gene encoding uncharacterized protein, which produces MDESNHDMVNMLTQQIGTVINPLIQNTNDSYQMLTNQISRIADFFGAPPIQQPPIRQIQIQAPVQEIQMPNNPGMQMTQAPQPLARIEPPAQQVEPNPGIVLVNRNQNADEVIGNIQQNRFDRQNNLAQMVETILVQNGLNLGLHRPNFVSPLSEYVLQTELPRGVKIPKFTKFAGETNESTVEHIARYLVEAGDLANNENLRMKFFPNSLTKNAFTWFTTLPPHSIHNWNQLERIFHEQFYMGQSKISLKELASVRRKAPESIDDYLNRFRLLKARDMAQLADRVRQLERLKAEKARNSKFHKKEKVAYVETNDSDQEFDIIYEDIEDNEVDLAELKPGPPYVCKLLRPSNGKNPVEPKNDKFVSKTYTFDITKCDEIFDLLVTDGQIVVPKGLKVPPIEQQKKRGYCKFHNFLGHKTSRCVLFRDLVQKALDEGRLKFGEKPKVVQANAETSKAAETLYAEPQEIMMVETMELSQVQVQGISEEDYNEQMKVVYPQAEEDLIDFLNRCKLENKIVMLCPRCSAVCDREATEGLKKYQVVNKGAMQNQRFDKGKRVMVQSNTNQKSGRRNTFAPPDSVPVEKWMHQGLIRFNKGAMEVGGSSGTKQIGPQEANRYSYRNNYRGKNPMTRTQWRRFQRQKKLAQQNLQTGQYKEVSRRPVKERLLPPVDEDKMEDEDLLDSEPDFDVICVVSILPSEYDVQSEVTEIESEFDHFDMADPKPVCYYVMNNGCVEEQLAYFEKPDFQMKSHLKPLFIRAKVENIGINKVLIDGGAAVNLMPRSMLYKIGKHDTDLSAHNIVLSNYEGKTGYSLGAIQVDVAVGSIVRPTLFLVIQSKANFNLLLGREWIHGVGAVPSTLHQKLIIWREDGIVENIEADQSFYKSEVDNVTAQTFDKKLANIAPCGDKEAVVESSDNVIHSVKLHPTYGFIWEREEIDIVPSEDGVIPPTGWNIHED; this is translated from the exons ATGGATGAAAGTAACCATGATATGGTTAACATGTtaacacaacaaataggaaCTGTTATTAACCCcttaattcaaaatacaaatgaCAGTTACCAAATGTTAACAAATCAAATAAGTCGAATTGCTGACTTTTTTGGGGCACCACCCATACAGCAACCACCAATTCGACAGATCCAAATACAGGCGCCTGTCCAAGAGATACAGATGCCTAACAATCCAGGGATGCAAATGACTCAAGCACCACAACCATTGGCACGCATAGAGCCACCAGCCCAACAGGTCGAACCAAACCCTGGTATAGTATTGGTAAATAGGAACCAAAATGCTGATGAAGTAATAGGGAATATTCAACAAAACCGTTTCGATAGGCAGAATAACCTGGCCCAAATGGTCGAAACGATTTTGGTGCAGAATGGTTTGAACTTAGGCTTACACAGGCCTAATTTTGTGTCTCCATTATCTGAGTATGTGTTACAGACagaattaccaaggggtgtgaaAATCCCTAAGTTTACTAAGTTTGCAGGAGAGACAAATGAGTCCACTGTCGAACACATTGCTAGATATTTGGTCGAGGCAGGGGATTTggctaataatgaaaatttaagaatgaaatttttccCTAATTCCCTGACTAAAAATGCTTTTACATGGTTTACAACCCTTCCTCCTCATTCCATACATAATTGGAACCAATTGGAAAGGATTTTCCATGAGCAATTTTATATGGGACAGTCTAAGATCAGCCTTAAAGAGTTAGCCAGCGTTCGACGCAAGGCACCCGAATCAATTGATGATTATTTGAACAGATTCAGACTCTTAAAGGCAAG GGATATGGCTCAATTGGCTGATAGAGTTCGACAACTCGAACGATTGAAGGCTGAAAAGGCTAGAAATTCTAAATTCCACAAGAAGGAAAAGGTTGCATATGTCGAAACCAATGACAGTGACCAGGAGTTCGATATTATTTATGAAGATATCGAAGACAATGAGGTTGATTTAGCAGAATTAAAACCTGGACCTCCTTATGTTTGTAAACTCCTTAGACCTTCCAATGGAAAAAACCCTGTTGAacctaaaaatgataaatttgtgtctaaaacttatacatttgacataactaaatgtgatgaaatatttgatttattagtcACAGATGGCCAGATTGTTGTTCCTAAGGGCTTGAAAGTACCCCCAATCgaacaacaaaagaaaaggggttattgtaaatttcataatttccttGGCCATAAAACCTCACGTTGTGttcttttcagggatttggttcAAAAGGCTCTCGACGAAGGGAGGCTCAAATTTGGTGAGAAACCAAAGGTTGTTCAGGCAAATGCTGAAACATCCAAAGCTGCTGAAACTCTCTATGCAGAACCCCAAGAAATAATGATGGTCGAAACAATGGAGTTGTCTCAGGTGCAAGTTCAGGGCATATCTGAAGAGGATTACAACGAACAAATGAAGGTGGTGTATCCTCAGGCTGAGGAGGATTTAATTGATTTCTTGAACAGATGCAAACTCGAAAACAAGATTGTGATGCTCTGCCCTCGCTGCAGTGCAGTATGTGATAGGGAGGCTACTGAGGGCCTCAAAAAATACCAAGTTGTTAACAAGGGGGCAATGCAGAATCAACGTTTCGATAAAGGCAAAAGAGTTATGGTGCAGTCGAACACTAATCAGAAGTCTGGTCGAAGGAATACTTTCGCTCCTCCTGATTCAGTTCCGGTCGAAAAATGGATGCACCAGGGACTCATAAGGTTCAACAAAGGGGCCATGGAAGTAGGTGGTTCGAGTGGAACGAAGCAAATTGGCCCACAGGAGGCTAATAGATACTCTTATAGGAACAATTACAGAGGAAAGAATCCTATGACGAGGACCCAATGGCGTAGGTTCCAGCGTCAGAAGAAATTGGCCCAACAGAATCTGCAGACGGGCCAGTATAAAGAAGTATCTAGGAGGCCAGTAAAAGAGAGACTCCTGCCTCCAGTGGATGAAGATAAGATGGAGGATGAGGATCTACTGGATTCTGAACCAGACTTTGATGTCATTTGTGTGGTATCTATCTTGCCATCTGAATATGATGTCCAGTCTGAAGTTACTGAGATCGAAAGCGAGTTCGATCATTTTGATATGGCTGACCCAAAGCCAGTATGTTACTATGTTATGAATAATGGCTGTGTGGAAGAGCAATTAGCTTATTTCGAAAAGCCAGATTTTCAGATGAAAAGTCATCTCAAACCTCTTTTCATCAGGGCAAAGGTTGAGAATATTGGGATCAACAAAGTGCTCATAGATGGAGGAGCGGCGGTCAACTTAATGCCTCGATCTATGCTCTACAAGATCGGGAAACATGACACTGATCTATCTGCTCACAACATTGTGCTCTCTAATTATGAGGGCAAAACTGGCTATTCATTGGGAGCCATTCAAGTAGATGTTGCTGTAGGCAGTATAGTTCGACCAACTCTGTTCCTGGTGATACAGTCTAAGGCTAATTTTAACTtgctattaggaagggaatgGATTCATGGAGTTGGGGCTGTGCCATCTACCCTCCACCAGAAACTCATTATTTGGAGGGAGGATGGGATTGTTGAAAATATAGAGGCAGATCAAAGCTTCTATAAGTCAGAGGTTGATAATGTTACTGCACAAACCTTTGACAAAAAGTTGGCTAACATAGCACCTTGTGGTGACAAGGAGGCTGTTGTCGAATCAAGTGACAATGTTATCCACTCTGTCAAACTCCATCCTACCTATGGGTTTATATGGGAGAGGGAGGAAATTGATATTGTTCCCTCTGAGGATGGAGTCATTCCACCAACTGGGTGGAATATACATGAAGATTAA
- the LOC121173193 gene encoding uncharacterized protein, which translates to MQEEEERPLIRKRKLPATSTKSAEQTEAGNSQAQMPKKKKKVKQVEPEPSVAVEGGEPIKKKKKKTKPSKEQGDNQPVDVQPPSTDIDGTEVEATPSVAEMGNPVDQPDSPQEQPAVEVQQNVSIEEIPSHARTSPAPEMDAVNVEEQGEGQGIGSSSPHGSSQKSSSEENFSDEEAVEEAEAGGSNIYSASSTSKLSASIGIAEDTFIQMQDEDPAAALRLLLTTSQANTSSEKIPGASSSSDAEINSSVRQDSLLLKLSMEYAREDVLKSIEENPSAAFGHLNFLKKLHNPLTSDEILGKVIQIEAIIDQFASTVQKKRENGARLDAQKQAHILLLEKARAAQHEVERLTKEAKEGSSEIKACDDNISSWEATITDLLSQVDDLRQKIVTEQAKRKELQEKAANSIQKLVAKKGKEGLKAFSASQAVADEARVMESADQVLTKEMATLKKLYEDLVMH; encoded by the exons ATGcaggaagaagaggaaagacctcttataagaaaaagaaagttaccTGCGACTTCGACCAAGTCTGCTGAACAAACAGAGGCAGGCAATTCCCAGGCTCAAATgcctaagaagaaaaagaaagtgaagcAGGTCGAGCCTGAACCTTCTGTGGCTGTTGAGGGTGGTGAGCCaatcaagaagaaaaagaaaaaaaccaagCCTTCAAAAGAACAAGGTGACAATCAACCTGTTGACGTCCAACCACCTTCGACCGATATTGACGGCACTGAAGTAGAGGCTACTCCTTCTGTTGCTGAGATGGGCAACCCTGTCGATCAACCGGACTCACCACAAGAACAACCTGCCGtcgag GTACAACAAAATGTTTCTATAGAAGAAATACCCTCACATGCTCGAACATCTCCCGCTCCTGAGATGGATGCAGTGAATGTTGAGGAACAGGGTGAAGGTCAAGGCATTGGATCCAGCAGTCCTCATGGATCGAGTCAGAAAAGTTCATCCGAAGAAAACTTTTCCGATGAAGAGGCCGTAGAAGAGGCTGAAGCTGGAGGTTCGAACATTTACTCGGCGTCTTCGACATCTAAGCTTTCCGCTAGCATAGGGATCGCAGAAGATACATTCATTCAAATGCAAGACGAAGACCCTGCTGCAGCCCTTCGACTCCTGCTGACCACAAGTCAAGCCAACACCTCTAGTGAAAAGATTCCTGGTGCTTCGTCCTCATCTGATGCCGAAATAAACTCTTCAGTACGCCAAGATTCTCTGCTCTTGAAGTTATCCATGGAATACGCACGGGAAGATGTGCTTAAATCCATTGAAGAGAACCCCTCTGCTGCCTTTGGGCACCTGaactttttgaagaaattgcacaACCCCCTTACCTCTGATGAGATTCTAGGCAAAGTTATCCAAATCGAGGCCATCATTGACCAATTTGCAAGTACTGTGCAGAAAAAACGCGAAAATGGCGCCAGACTGGATGCCCAGAAACAGGCACATATCCTTCTGCTCGAGAAAGCGCGAGCTGCTCAACATGAAGTCGAACGTCTCACCAAAGAGGCGAAAGAAGGATCTTCTGAGATCAAAGCCTGTGATGATAACATCTCCTCCTGGGAGGCAACTATTACGGATTTGCTGTCTCAGGTCGATGATCTAAGGCAAAAAATTGTGACGGAGCAGGCCAAACGCAAGGAACTCCAGGAGAAGGCCGCTAATTCGATTCAGAAACTGGTTGCCAAAAAAGGGAAGGAAGGCCTGAAGGCCTTTAGCGCATCTCAAGCTGTAGCAGATGAGGCGAGAGTTATGGAGAGTGCTGACCAGGTCTTAACTAAAGAGATGGCCACCTTGAAGAAACTATATGAGGACTTGGTCATGCATTAG